The following are from one region of the Silene latifolia isolate original U9 population chromosome 9, ASM4854445v1, whole genome shotgun sequence genome:
- the LOC141602370 gene encoding protein PHOSPHATE STARVATION RESPONSE 1-like, whose protein sequence is MDQPSDNNEPLSAHNNPGFTAHIQPAAHTNPGSIQPRRHRTLFQWTPELRNKFVEAVNSLGGAEQASATDILELMGNVNNLTKRVVASRLLNYKKRAEGQRRTSNLQENSTYTADPLEESRRAYSLGNTHTLNQEWLISYREDYIRDILASKA, encoded by the exons ATGGATCAACCATCTGATAATAATGAACCGTTATCGGCTCATAATAATCCGGGTTTCACTGCTCATATTCAACCGGCGGCTCATACTAATCCGGGTTCCATACAGCCACGTCGGCATCGCACTCTTTTTCAATGGACACCGGAGTTGCGTAACAAGTTTGTTGAAGCAGTCAATTCCTTAGGTGGTGCTGAAC AAGCGTCTGCCACGGACATACTAGAATTGATGGGCAATGTTAACAACTTAACTAAAAGAGTAGTGGCCTCCCGACTCCTG AATTATAAGAAACGTGCGGAAGGACAGAGACGTACCAGCAACCTACAAGAGAACTCAACTTACACGGCTGACCCCTTGGAGGAGAGTCGGCGTGCTTATTCCCTTGGAAACACTCATACTCTCAATCAAGAATGGTTAATAAGTTACCGAGAGGATTATATTAGAGACATCCTTGCCTCAAAAGCCTAA
- the LOC141598856 gene encoding uncharacterized protein LOC141598856 has translation MIPTDPSQSLSLQTRIQDGDVVVVYERHDQMKPIKVTEGAVLQNRFGMFKHSDWIGKPFGCKVFSNKKGFVYLLAPTPELWTLVLSHRTQILYIADISFVIMYLEIVPGCLVLESGTGSGSLTTSLARAVAPTGHVYTFDFHQQRAASAREDFEKTGVNSLITVGVRDIQGEGFPDEFVGKADSAFLDLPQPWLAIPSVGKMLKPDGILCSFSPCIEQVQRSCEALKTKFTDIRTFEVLLRTYEVKEVISESSKGDENVSFKSPPCKKRQHSTEKSSAINASITTTVMAKPCAETRGHTGYLTFARRNCFS, from the exons ATGATACCAACCGATCCTTCGCAATCACTCTCTCTTCAAACCCGGATTCAAGATGGGGACGTAGTGGTAGTATATGAACGGCATGATCAAATGAAGCCCATTAAGGTAACTGAGGGTGCGGTGCTTCAAAACCGATTTGGAATGTTCAAGCATTCGGATTGGATTGGAAAGCCATTTGGGTGTAAAGTATTCAGCAATAAGAAGGGGTTTGTTTACCTTTTAGCACCTACGCCGGAGTTGTGGACTTTGGTTTTAAGTCACAGGACCCAGATATTGTACATTGCTGACATTAGCTTTGTTATTATGTACTTGGAGATAGTTCCTGGATGTTTGGTTTTGGAGTCTGGTACTGGTAGTGGCTCACTCACCACTTCGCTTGCAAGGGCTGTTGCTCCCACTGGTCATGTCTATACTTTCGATTTTCATCAGCAGAGGGCTGCTTCAGCAAG GGAGGATTTTGAGAAGACAGGCGTGAACAGCTTGATTACAGTCGGCGTTCGGGATATTCAGGGCGAGGGGTTTCCTGATGAATTCGTTGGCAAGGCAGATTCTGCGTTCTTGGACTTGCCGCAGCCTTGGCTTGCCATCCCTTCAGTTGGAAAAATGCTTAAACCAGATGGGATTTTGTGCTCATTCTCCCCCTGCATCGAGCAAGTTCAGCGCTCATGTGAAGCTCTTAAAACCAAATTTACAG ATATAAGAACGTTTGAGGTTCTCTTGAGAACTTACGAAGTCAAAGAAGTGATATCTGAGTCAAGCAAAGGAGACGAGAATGTCAGCTTCAAATCCCCACCTTGCAAAAAAAGACAGCATTCAACTGAGAAAAGCAGTGCAATAAACGCTTCCATTACTACAACAGTGATGGCTAAGCCGTGTGCAGAAACAAGAGGTCACACTGGTTATTTGACATTCGCAAGACGGAATTGCTTTTCGTGA